One Lucilia cuprina isolate Lc7/37 chromosome 4, ASM2204524v1, whole genome shotgun sequence DNA segment encodes these proteins:
- the LOC111674842 gene encoding facilitated trehalose transporter Tret1 isoform X2, whose translation MDMNKSADIKNGAVNDRPLFMQNGNRGFSMSDSQEISNFRQALPQFLAVSVKNILLFVYGMTLGFPTIVIPAIQGGDGREPSDIVLNRDEISWFSSINLICVPLGCLFSGILTQPIGKRRAMQFVNLPILASWLLFHFATKTEHLYAALCLSGLGGGLMEAPVLTYVAEITEPKYRGILSALGSTCVITGVFIQFIMGSLMDWRTIAAVSSAFPVISIISLCFVPESPHWLIREKRFREAIKALQWLRGWVSEQHIEEEFNRLYDELITQPALEEQAEEVRMQATGGRTFFTRFRMFRKRSFLVPFLLVAFTFFVGHFSGKTSLQTYAVQIFHTLKAPINKYHATILLGVAEMIATILCVFLIHFSGKRPLVLISTVGVALCWFGTATYAHYLKIVPGFAINNVVVNASSVVPKDSILSRENITKIFESEEKALLLKTPEETMVEMTTLNYFETISNQTRSRRQAAIEDTTLEPYNITFVDLKDLDYDSISNYTETTPHFDLEDSSEIEENWTTTMRPVNEVPISLTTSSTTTSTTTTTTTVKPNTQKGQSPIPKEILLKVPKQERNNLVWVPLILLLGAAFFAHFGIRMIPWILIGEVFPAPVRSTASGLVSALGYIFGFLANKLFLQMLTTLTLPGTFWFYSIVAFVGAITLYFTLPETEGRTLGEIEAHFSKKSDKNLLCKKQQKQERLQKQQQKQTCSIHLDNLDNLQIPVGPYTEAKIIQLQQSDFIPTHNNNNNSNDNQGGFTNMAYEENNTTHL comes from the exons ATGGATATGAATAAATCAGCAGATATAAAAAAtgg tgCGGTTAATGATCGTCCATTGTTTATGCAAAATGGCAATCGTGGTTTTTCGATGAGTGATTCACAGGAAATCAGTAATTTCAGACAAGCGTTACCACAATTTTTAGCCGTTagtgttaaaaacattttactttttg tttATGGCATGACATTGGGATTCCCAACAATTGTTATACCCGCCATACAAGGTGGTGATGGCAGAGAACCCAGTGACATAGTATTAAATAGAGATGAAATTTCATGGTTTA GTTCTATAAATTTGATATGCGTACCCTTGGGCTGTTTATTTTCGGGTATATTAACACAACCCATTGGAAAAAGAAGAGCTATGCAG tttgTCAATTTACCCATTTTGGCATCATggcttttatttcattttgccACTAAAACCGAACATTTATATGCGGCCCTTTGCTTAAGCGGTCTTGGAGGTGGTCTAATGGAGGCACCA gttCTAACGTATGTAGCAGAAATAACAGAACCCAAATATCGTGGCATTTTATCGGCATTGGGATCAACATGTGTCATAACAGGTGTTTTCATACAATTCATAATGGGTTCATTAATGGATTGGCGTACAATAGCAGCTGTGAGTTCAGCTTTTCCGGTGATTTCTATAATCTCATTATGTTTTGTGCCCGAGTCGCCGCATTGGCTAATACGTGAAAAAAGATTTCGTGAAGCCATTAAAGCGTTACAATGGCTGCGCGGTTGGGTGTCGGAACAGCATATTGAAGAGGAATTTAATAGACTATACGATGAATTAATAACACAACCGGCTTTGGAAGAACAAGCAGAAGAAGTGCGTATGCAAGCAACTGGAGGTAGAACATTTTTCACTCGTTTTCGTATGTTTCGAAAACGTTCCTTTCTGGTGCCTTTCTTATTGGTGGCGTTCACGTTTTTTGTGGGACATTTTTCGGGTAAAACTTCATTGCAAACTTATGCTGTACAAATATTCCATACACTTAAGGCTCCCATTAATAAATATCATGCGACTATATTGTTGGGAGTAGCCGAAATGATTGCCACTATTTTGTGTGTATTTCTTATACATTTTTCGGGTAAACGACCATTGGTGTTGATATCAACAGTTGGTGTGGCTTTGTGTTGGTTTGGTACTGCCACCTATGCCCATTATCTGAAAATAGTGCCCGGTTTTGCCATTAACAATGTGGTGGTGAATGCTTCCTCAGTTGTTCCCAAGGATAGTATACTATCACGTGAAAACATAACGAAAATATTTGAAAGTGAAGAAAAGGCTTTATTGCTTAAGACTCCAGAGGAAACGATGGTAGAAATGactactttaaattattttgagaCTATAAGCAATCAAACTCGTTCAAGAAGACAAGCGGCTATTGAAGACACTACTTTGGAACCTTATAATATAACATTTGTGGACTTGAAAGATTTAGATTATGATAGTATATCCAACTACACGGAGACAACGCCACACTTTGATTTGGAGGATTCAAGTGAGATTGAAGAAAATTGGACCACTACTATGAGACCAGTAAATGAAGTCCCTATTTCCTTAACAACTTCAAGCACTACGACCTCAACTACAACTACAACTACAACGGTAAAACCCAACACACAAAAAGGACAATCTCCCATACCTAAAGAGATTCTACTAAAAGTTCCCAAACAGGAAAGAAATAACTTGGTATGGGTGCCTCTTATTCTACTATTAGGAGCAGCATTCTTTGCTCACTTTGGTATACGTATGATTCCCTGGATTTTGATAGGCGAGGTATTTCCTGCTCCTGTGCGCAGTACCGCTTCTGGTTTGGTCAGTGCTCTGGGTTATATATTTGGCTTTTTGGCCAATAAATTATTTCTTCAAATGTTGACAACTCTAACGCTGCCGGGTACATTTTGGTTTTATTCGATAGTAGCTTTTGTGGGAGCTATAACCTTATATTTTACATTGCCGGAAACGGAAGGCAGAACTTTAGGC GAAATTGAGGCTCACTTCTCGAAAAAATCCGATAAAAATCTTCTctgcaaaaaacaacaaaaacaagaaagactgcaaaaacaacaacaaaagcaaaccTGTTCCATCCACTTGGATAATTTGGACAATTTACAAATACCAGTTGGTCCCTATACGGAGGCAAAAATCATACAACTACAGCAAAGCGATTTCATACCTacacacaacaataacaataattctAATGATAATCAAGGTGGTTTTACCAATATGGCATACGAAGAGAACAACACTActcatttatag
- the LOC111674842 gene encoding facilitated trehalose transporter Tret1 isoform X1, translating to MAETRLRRNVSRHVPTIAVNDRPLFMQNGNRGFSMSDSQEISNFRQALPQFLAVSVKNILLFVYGMTLGFPTIVIPAIQGGDGREPSDIVLNRDEISWFSSINLICVPLGCLFSGILTQPIGKRRAMQFVNLPILASWLLFHFATKTEHLYAALCLSGLGGGLMEAPVLTYVAEITEPKYRGILSALGSTCVITGVFIQFIMGSLMDWRTIAAVSSAFPVISIISLCFVPESPHWLIREKRFREAIKALQWLRGWVSEQHIEEEFNRLYDELITQPALEEQAEEVRMQATGGRTFFTRFRMFRKRSFLVPFLLVAFTFFVGHFSGKTSLQTYAVQIFHTLKAPINKYHATILLGVAEMIATILCVFLIHFSGKRPLVLISTVGVALCWFGTATYAHYLKIVPGFAINNVVVNASSVVPKDSILSRENITKIFESEEKALLLKTPEETMVEMTTLNYFETISNQTRSRRQAAIEDTTLEPYNITFVDLKDLDYDSISNYTETTPHFDLEDSSEIEENWTTTMRPVNEVPISLTTSSTTTSTTTTTTTVKPNTQKGQSPIPKEILLKVPKQERNNLVWVPLILLLGAAFFAHFGIRMIPWILIGEVFPAPVRSTASGLVSALGYIFGFLANKLFLQMLTTLTLPGTFWFYSIVAFVGAITLYFTLPETEGRTLGEIEAHFSKKSDKNLLCKKQQKQERLQKQQQKQTCSIHLDNLDNLQIPVGPYTEAKIIQLQQSDFIPTHNNNNNSNDNQGGFTNMAYEENNTTHL from the exons tgCGGTTAATGATCGTCCATTGTTTATGCAAAATGGCAATCGTGGTTTTTCGATGAGTGATTCACAGGAAATCAGTAATTTCAGACAAGCGTTACCACAATTTTTAGCCGTTagtgttaaaaacattttactttttg tttATGGCATGACATTGGGATTCCCAACAATTGTTATACCCGCCATACAAGGTGGTGATGGCAGAGAACCCAGTGACATAGTATTAAATAGAGATGAAATTTCATGGTTTA GTTCTATAAATTTGATATGCGTACCCTTGGGCTGTTTATTTTCGGGTATATTAACACAACCCATTGGAAAAAGAAGAGCTATGCAG tttgTCAATTTACCCATTTTGGCATCATggcttttatttcattttgccACTAAAACCGAACATTTATATGCGGCCCTTTGCTTAAGCGGTCTTGGAGGTGGTCTAATGGAGGCACCA gttCTAACGTATGTAGCAGAAATAACAGAACCCAAATATCGTGGCATTTTATCGGCATTGGGATCAACATGTGTCATAACAGGTGTTTTCATACAATTCATAATGGGTTCATTAATGGATTGGCGTACAATAGCAGCTGTGAGTTCAGCTTTTCCGGTGATTTCTATAATCTCATTATGTTTTGTGCCCGAGTCGCCGCATTGGCTAATACGTGAAAAAAGATTTCGTGAAGCCATTAAAGCGTTACAATGGCTGCGCGGTTGGGTGTCGGAACAGCATATTGAAGAGGAATTTAATAGACTATACGATGAATTAATAACACAACCGGCTTTGGAAGAACAAGCAGAAGAAGTGCGTATGCAAGCAACTGGAGGTAGAACATTTTTCACTCGTTTTCGTATGTTTCGAAAACGTTCCTTTCTGGTGCCTTTCTTATTGGTGGCGTTCACGTTTTTTGTGGGACATTTTTCGGGTAAAACTTCATTGCAAACTTATGCTGTACAAATATTCCATACACTTAAGGCTCCCATTAATAAATATCATGCGACTATATTGTTGGGAGTAGCCGAAATGATTGCCACTATTTTGTGTGTATTTCTTATACATTTTTCGGGTAAACGACCATTGGTGTTGATATCAACAGTTGGTGTGGCTTTGTGTTGGTTTGGTACTGCCACCTATGCCCATTATCTGAAAATAGTGCCCGGTTTTGCCATTAACAATGTGGTGGTGAATGCTTCCTCAGTTGTTCCCAAGGATAGTATACTATCACGTGAAAACATAACGAAAATATTTGAAAGTGAAGAAAAGGCTTTATTGCTTAAGACTCCAGAGGAAACGATGGTAGAAATGactactttaaattattttgagaCTATAAGCAATCAAACTCGTTCAAGAAGACAAGCGGCTATTGAAGACACTACTTTGGAACCTTATAATATAACATTTGTGGACTTGAAAGATTTAGATTATGATAGTATATCCAACTACACGGAGACAACGCCACACTTTGATTTGGAGGATTCAAGTGAGATTGAAGAAAATTGGACCACTACTATGAGACCAGTAAATGAAGTCCCTATTTCCTTAACAACTTCAAGCACTACGACCTCAACTACAACTACAACTACAACGGTAAAACCCAACACACAAAAAGGACAATCTCCCATACCTAAAGAGATTCTACTAAAAGTTCCCAAACAGGAAAGAAATAACTTGGTATGGGTGCCTCTTATTCTACTATTAGGAGCAGCATTCTTTGCTCACTTTGGTATACGTATGATTCCCTGGATTTTGATAGGCGAGGTATTTCCTGCTCCTGTGCGCAGTACCGCTTCTGGTTTGGTCAGTGCTCTGGGTTATATATTTGGCTTTTTGGCCAATAAATTATTTCTTCAAATGTTGACAACTCTAACGCTGCCGGGTACATTTTGGTTTTATTCGATAGTAGCTTTTGTGGGAGCTATAACCTTATATTTTACATTGCCGGAAACGGAAGGCAGAACTTTAGGC GAAATTGAGGCTCACTTCTCGAAAAAATCCGATAAAAATCTTCTctgcaaaaaacaacaaaaacaagaaagactgcaaaaacaacaacaaaagcaaaccTGTTCCATCCACTTGGATAATTTGGACAATTTACAAATACCAGTTGGTCCCTATACGGAGGCAAAAATCATACAACTACAGCAAAGCGATTTCATACCTacacacaacaataacaataattctAATGATAATCAAGGTGGTTTTACCAATATGGCATACGAAGAGAACAACACTActcatttatag